Proteins co-encoded in one Helicoverpa zea isolate HzStark_Cry1AcR chromosome 18, ilHelZeax1.1, whole genome shotgun sequence genomic window:
- the LOC124639225 gene encoding serine protease inhibitor dipetalogastin-like isoform X2, translating into MPKEVYFKCLRILMCAHMCIALGYSGEENSDENGEAESEGDIDTEDWGEQTDDEGGEQTDDDGGEQTDDDGGEQTDDDEGEQTDDDGGEEEHHGCICAHYYEPLCGSNGETYYNRCVFQCALRYINPELIIKHFGMCNSDDHSGYQHRHGRRVSFLF; encoded by the exons AAGTTTATTTCAAGTGCTTAC GCATATTGATGTGCGCACACATGTGCATAGCTCTGGGGTATAGTGGCGAAGAGAATTCTGACGAAAACGGTGAGGCAGAATCTGAAGGGGACATTGACACGGAGGACTGGGGGGAACAAACCGATGACGAGGGGGGAGAACAAACCGATGACGATGGGGGGGAACAAACCGATGACGATGGGGGGGAACAAACCGATGACGATGAGGGGGAACAAACCGATGACGATGGGGGGGAGGAAGAACATCATGGCTGTATTTGTGCTCACTATTACGAACCACTTTGCGGGTCTAACGGGGAAACTTACTATAACAGATGCGTGTTTCAGTGTGCCTTACGATATATTAATCCCGAATTGATAATTAAACATTTTGGTATGTGTAATAGCGATGATCACTCTGGCTATCAACATCGTCACGGCCGGAGAGTTagttttctattttaa
- the LOC124639224 gene encoding thrombin inhibitor rhodniin-like, with translation MAFKFGLLLFVSAYICSTQALPPCTCTRNYLPVCGSDGTTYANPCLLECAQYTSKQDITVAKQGPCDGIVPEVCICPLNYLPVCGTDGETYGNECSLNCEKARKVGLQLKHNGACGSEKAEEPVCTCTREKKPVCGSDGKTYNNDCLLNCATIQNSMLSIASYGPCEDKVKVVDNIHF, from the exons ATGGCTTTCAAGTTCG GTTTACTGCTGTTCGTCAGCGCATACATTTGCAGCACCCAGGCGTTGCCTCCCTGCACGTGCACCAGGAACTACCTCCCCGTGTGTGGTTCAGACGGCACAACTTACGCTAACCCGTGCTTACTCGAATGCGCCCAATACACTTCGAAGCAAGACATCACAGTCGCCAAGCAAGGACCCTGCGATGGCATTGTACCGGAAGTTTGCATCTGCCCATTGAATTACCTCCCCGTTTGCGGTACTGACGGCGAGACGTACGGAAATGAGTGCAGCTTGAACTGCGAAAAGGCACGCAAAGTTGGTCTGCAATTAAAGCATAACGGTGCTTGTGGGTCTGAGAAGGCCGAAGAGCCCGTCTGTACTTGTACCAGGGAGAAGAAGCCAGTGTGTGGCAGTGATGGTAAGACGTACAATAACGATTGCCTGCTCAACTGCGCCACCATTCAGAACAGCATGCTGAGCATCGCCAGCTACGGCCCCTGTGAAGACAAAGTGAAGGTTGTCGACAATATTCATTTCTAA
- the LOC124639225 gene encoding serine protease inhibitor dipetalogastin-like isoform X1, which yields MRQINTFNKKGILMCAHMCIALGYSGEENSDENGEAESEGDIDTEDWGEQTDDEGGEQTDDDGGEQTDDDGGEQTDDDEGEQTDDDGGEEEHHGCICAHYYEPLCGSNGETYYNRCVFQCALRYINPELIIKHFGMCNSDDHSGYQHRHGRRVSFLF from the coding sequence GCATATTGATGTGCGCACACATGTGCATAGCTCTGGGGTATAGTGGCGAAGAGAATTCTGACGAAAACGGTGAGGCAGAATCTGAAGGGGACATTGACACGGAGGACTGGGGGGAACAAACCGATGACGAGGGGGGAGAACAAACCGATGACGATGGGGGGGAACAAACCGATGACGATGGGGGGGAACAAACCGATGACGATGAGGGGGAACAAACCGATGACGATGGGGGGGAGGAAGAACATCATGGCTGTATTTGTGCTCACTATTACGAACCACTTTGCGGGTCTAACGGGGAAACTTACTATAACAGATGCGTGTTTCAGTGTGCCTTACGATATATTAATCCCGAATTGATAATTAAACATTTTGGTATGTGTAATAGCGATGATCACTCTGGCTATCAACATCGTCACGGCCGGAGAGTTagttttctattttaa
- the LOC124639226 gene encoding thrombin inhibitor rhodniin-like yields the protein MDFKVGLLLLVSAYICSTQALPPCTCSKNYIPVCGSDGNTYFSLCHLECAQYTSKRIITVVKQGPCDDFVPPIPDCVCHMSYLPVCGTDGETYGNKCALDCEKKRNPGLKLKHHGPCAR from the exons ATGGATTTCAAAGTAG GTTTACTGCTGTTAGTCAGCGCATACATCTGCAGCACGCAGGCGTTGCCTCCCTGCACTTGCTCCAAGAACTACATTCCCGTGTGTGGTTCCGACGGCAACACTTACTTTAGCCTTTGCCATCTTGAGTGTGCTCAATACACTTCGAAGAGAATTATCACAGTCGTCAAGCAAGGCCCTTGCGATGATTTTGTGCCCCCAATCCCAGACTGCGTCTGCCATATGAGTTACCTCCCCGTGTGCGGTACTGATGGCGAGACATATGGTAACAAGTGCGCCTTGGACTGTGAGAAGAAACGCAATCCTGGTCTGAAGTTGAAACATCACGGTCCGTGCGCCCGTTAA
- the LOC124639144 gene encoding serine protease inhibitor dipetalogastin-like: MAFKFGLLVFVSAYICSTQALPSCICSKEDIPVCGSDGNNYINLCYLECAQYTSKKIITVVKQGPCDDPLPPIPDCFCHMNYSPVCGTDGKTYGNKCALDCEKKRNPGLNLKHDRPCVRCILIGTSLLLVPQPSTSIRACTSFQDLADPCGCTLTKENFDPLCGSDGNTYLNTCFLHCRQTIGTGTLSLAYRGICSKENRCTCHADYKPVCGTNEITYSNECVLKCHMKKNPSLQLKHNGECGGNQKQRYWLRSRVTKTCICNPATGPICATNGVSYANYCVMRCKAEANNDKTIQFSYWGMCSSQEDGPHDQATRKPSVVKIAPRPEDDQLNSVLSRTCFCAAVHKPVCGSDRQTYANMCVLHCRAKKKPDIRFLQWGDCHDVR; the protein is encoded by the exons ATGGCTTTCAAGTTCG GTTTACTGGTGTTCGTCAGCGCATACATCTGCAGCACGCAGGCGTTGCCTTCCTGCATTTGCTCCAAGGAAGACATTCCCGTGTGTGGTTCCGACGGCAACAATTACATTAACCTTTGCTATCTTGAGTGTGCTCAATACACTTCAAAGAAAATTATCACAGTCGTCAAGCAAGGCCCTTGCGATGATCCCCTACCCCCAATCCCAGACTGCTTCTGCCATATGAATTACAGCCCCGTTTGCGGTACTGATGGCAAGACATATGGTAACAAGTGTGCCTTGGACTGTGAGAAGAAACGCAATCCTGGTCTGAACTTGAAACATGACCGTCCGTGCGTCCGTT GCATACTGATTGGCACTTCGTTGCTTCTAGTACCACAACCAAGTACCAGTATCAGGGCGTGCACAAGTTTCCAAGACCTAGCGGACCCTTGCGGCTGCACGCTGACCAAAGAGAATTTTGACCCACTGTGCGGATCTGATGGGAATACATACTTAAACACATGTTTCCTCCATTGTCGACAGACGATAGGAACAGGCACTCTTAGCCTGGCCTATAGAGGAATCTGTTCGAAAGAAAACCGGTGTACTTGTCATGCTGATTATAAGCCGGTTTGTGGCACCAACGAAATCACTTATTCGAATGAATGCGTTTTGAAGTGCCACATGAAAAAGAATCCGTCACTCCAATTGAAGCATAATGGGGAGTGTGGTGGTAACCAGAAACAACGGTATTG GTTGAGATCGAGAGTAACAAAGACATGCATTTGCAATCCTGCCACCGGTCCCATTTGTGCCACGAACGGTGTGTCATATGCCAACTACTGCGTGATGAGATGCAAGGCCGAGGCTAACAATGATAAAACCATACAGTTCTCCTACTGGGGAATGTGCTCCTCACAGGAGGACGGGCCTCATGATCAAGCCACCAGGAAGCCATCGGTTGTCAAGATAGCGCCGCG gCCAGAAGACGACCAGCTAAACTCGGTATTATCGAGGACGTGTTTTTGCGCCGCCGTTCACAAGCCTGTGTGCGGATCCGATCGACAGACATATGCCAACATGTGTGTCCTGCACTGCCGGGCTAAGAAGAAGCCCGACATCAGGTTCCTGCAGTGGGGGGACTGTCACGATGTGAGGTAA
- the LOC124639220 gene encoding SWI/SNF-related matrix-associated actin-dependent regulator of chromatin subfamily A-like protein 1 — protein sequence MSCSKEEIERKRLAALQKRQQVLSHSSNTNQNTPSKPWPGQISSPQPCSSNGAFKSSMTSNSNRSHPYSKPKTGRSEENNVPVGKVVSGTVYLISEDRFEVNPSEFCAPLINIFKSLPSKSYDAKSKLWNFSVNDYQQLMSKVAPLAPHIVLGPIPPYVLRVLREESMDPSCVDLSPVEATLRNKLMPFQAEGVRFGISRRGRCMIADDMGLGKTFQALAIASYYRHNWPLLIVTTSSMRETWQSKIQELLPSVPMMNIATLTSGKDTQFVADKQTEVVIVSYKITSMYQDLLKSKKFGVVIIDESHYLKSHKAQCTVALSSITRQCSRAVLLSGTPALSRPAELYTQLALIEPGFFSSYTDYGKRYCDGKQTNFGWDMTGQSNLPELQIILQKRFLIRRTKEQVLTSLEEKTRETVLLDSTLLQHTDTDMGLNDMAEAYKSSRASDKHAALITYFSESAKVKIPAICQYIRQLVTDGPAEKFLVFAHHRAVIDAVCTTLDEENLGYISIVGSTPANTRAELVDRFQHSDSCRCAVLSITAANSGLTLTAASLVLFAELHWNPGILTQAESRAHRLGQRGCVRVRYLLAPRTADDLMWPMLQGKLNVLNDVGLSRDTFEHTTMKHQESKNNISQYLTPCTMPKNKNDYIPGTNIRKDSIKSDVTNEQTSEQTNTHTQNGDDVDKSFLDDDEDDELLANLDL from the exons ATGTCGTGTTCGAAAGAAGAAATTGAAAGAAAGCGCCTGGCAGCGCTTCAGAAACGACAACAAGTTCTGTCTCATAGCAGTAACACTAATCAAAACACTCCCTCGAAGCCGTGGCCTGGCCAAATCAGCAGTCCGCAGCCATGCTCATCAAATGGTGCATTTAAATCATCAATGACGAGTAATTCGAATAGGAGCCACCCTTACTCCAAGCCTAAGACTGGCAGAAGTGAGGAGAATAACGTGCCTGTCGGCAAAGTAGTCAGTGGAACTGTGTACCTGATATCTGAAGACAGATTTGAGGTGAACCCCTCTGAATTCTGTGCGCCTCTCATCAATATATTTAAGAGTTTGCCTTCTAAAAGTTATG ATGCAAAATCAAAGTTATGGAACTTCTCAGTGAATGATTACCAGCAGTTGATGTCAAAAGTGGCGCCATTGGCTCCACACATAGTGCTAGGTCCTATCCCACCATATGTACTGAGG GTGTTAAGAGAAGAATCAATGGATCCCAGCTGTGTGGACCTGTCTCCTGTGGAAGCCACCTTGAGAAATAAGCTGATGCCATTCCAAGCGGAAGGAGTcag GTTTGGCATATCTCGTCGCGGGCGCTGCATGATAGCAGATGACATGGGGCTGGGCAAGACGTTCCAAGCCCTGGCTATTGCCAGCTACTACCGACACAACTGGCCTCTGCTTATAGTCACCACTTCCTCTATGAG GGAGACATGGCAGAGTAAGATACAGGAGTTGTTACCATCCGTTCCTATGATGAACATAGCCACGCTCACCTCAGGGAAGGACACACAGTTTGTTGCTGATAAACAA ACGGAGGTAGTCATAGTCAGCTACAAAATCACTAGCATGTATCAAGATTTGTTGAAGAGTAAAAAGTTTGGAGTTGTTATTATT GACGAATCTCACTACCTGAAGTCTCACAAGGCACAGTGCACGGTGGCACTAAGCAGCATCACGCGGCAGTGCTCCCGCGCCGTGCTGCTGAGCGGCACGCCGGCCCTCAGCCGCCCCGCCGAGCTCTACACGCAGCTAGCACTCATAGAGCCTGGCTTCTTCTCTTCTTATACTGACTATG GTAAGCGTTACTGCGACGGCAAACAGACCAACTTCGGCTGGGACATGACGGGGCAGTCGAACCTGCCGGAGCTGCAGATAATACTGCAGAAGCGGTTCCTCATCAGACGCACCAAGGAACAAGTCCTCACTAGCTTGGAGGAGAAGACCAG AGAAACAGTCCTCCTAGATTCAACACTACTACAACATACGGACACAGACATGGGTCTGAACGACATGGCGGAGGCGTACAAGAGTAGTCGCGCCTCCGACAAGCACGCGGCACTTATAACTTACTTCAGCGAGTCCGCTAAAGTCAAGATACCTGCTATTTG CCAGTACATCCGTCAGCTAGTGACGGACGGACCAGCAGAAAAGTTCCTAGTGTTCGCTCATCACCGCGCTGTGATCGACGCTGTTTGCACGACGCTGGACGAAGAAAACTTAGGTTATATATCCATCGTGGGATCTACGCCTGCTAATACTAGAGCG GAGCTAGTGGACAGGTTCCAGCACAGCGACTCATGTCGTTGCGCGGTGCTGTCCATCACGGCGGCTAACTCCGGcctcacgctcaccgccgccaGTCTCGTGCTCTTCGCTGAACTGCATTGGAACCCCGGG ATCCTGACCCAAGCGGAGTCCCGAGCCCACCGACTGGGTCAGCGCGGCTGTGTACGCGTGCGCTACCTGCTGGCGCCGCGCACCGCCGACGACCTCATGTGGCCCATGCTGCAGGGGAAGCTCAAT GTGCTCAACGATGTAGGATTAAGTAGAGATACATTCGAACACACTACTATGAAACATCAG gaaagtaaaaaCAACATATCTCAATACTTAACACCCTGTACAATGCCTAAGAATAAGAACGATTACATCCCCGGCACGAACATTAGAAAGGACTCAATCAAAAGTGACGTCACGAACGAACAGACAagcgaacaaacaaacacacacacacaaaacggTGATGACGTCGACAAGTCTTTcttagatgatgatgaagatgatgagcTTCTCGCCAATCTAGATCTATAG
- the LOC124639223 gene encoding mitochondrial carnitine/acylcarnitine carrier protein yields MSENSSPIKYFLSGGFGGVCTVLAGHPMDTIKVRLQTMPVPQSGEIALYAGTYDCFKKTIQKEGFRGLYKGMSAPLTGVAPIFAISFFGFGLGKKLIKSDENQVLSKPELFAAGAFSGIFTTSIMAPGERIKCLLQIQQGGNVPQKYTGMVDCARQLYAEGGMRSIYKGSVATILRDVPASGMYFMTYEWVKEVLVPEDASAKLKMMATIVAGGCAGIANWLVGMPADVLKSRLQTAPEGTYPNGMRDVFKQLMEREGPTALYKGVAPVMIRAFPANAACFVGFELAVNFLNWVAPNL; encoded by the coding sequence ATGTCGGAAAACAGTAgccctataaaatattttttaagtggtGGTTTTGGTGGTGTCTGCACTGTTTTAGCGGGCCATCCCATGGACACGATTAAAGTGAGACTACAGACTATGCCCGTGCCACAATCGGGGGAAATAGCTTTATACGCTGGCACATATGACTGCTTCAAGAAGACTATACAGAAAGAAGGCTTCAGAGGATTATACAAGGGTATGTCTGCACCTCTCACTGGAGTAGCCCCGATTTTCGCAATTAGTTTCTTTGGCTTTGGACTCGGCAAGAAACTGATTAAATCGGATGAAAATCAAGTTCTATCTAAACCTGAGCTTTTTGCTGCGGGTGCCTTCTCTGGTATATTCACCACATCTATAATGGCACCAGGAGAGCGCATCAAATGTCTGCTTCAGATTCAACAGGGTGGTAATGTACCACAAAAGTACACAGGCATGGTTGACTGTGCCAGGCAGCTGTATGCTGAGGGAGGAATGAGGAGCATATACAAGGGCAGCGTGGCCACCATACTGAGAGACGTGCCTGCCAGTGGCATGTACTTCATGACCTATGAGTGGGTCAAAGAAGTCTTGGTCCCCGAGGATGCCAGTGCTAAACTGAAGATGATGGCAACCATAGTGGCTGGTGGTTGTGCTGGAATAGCTAACTGGCTGGTAGGCATGCCCGCCGATGTGCTGAAGAGCAGACTGCAGACAGCTCCTGAGGGCACATACCCCAACGGTATGAGGGATGTGTTCAAACAGCTGATGGAGAGAGAAGGCCCCACAGCTTTGTACAAGGGTGTTGCCCCTGTCATGATCAGAGCCTTCCCAGCCAATGCAGCCTGTTTTGTAGGATTTGAACTTGCTGTCAATTTCCTCAACTGGGTGGCCCCCAACCTTTGA
- the LOC124639222 gene encoding G patch domain and ankyrin repeat-containing protein 1 homolog encodes MSNKTYSNFVKATSPEQEAQNKQHTGTVLSGEEARILYLEEVKHAKATNCTKRPRATENNKKVLIQEEVTPLTNKDLFITVQNNEVDKLKRVLDSCPDKINLIDEFGWSLLMIACQANSVDVVKLLLERGIDMSVRDKGGNSARSLVIKNKNYILADILLRYKQKETPTTPKHANKKVKSIEEFLCEICNKTFPSREDHLSSTIHNISASRGKKITAKYVLPESNKGYQLMLKGGWDKQSGLGRDGSGKLYPIRTVQKKDRKGLGHAKQTNIDKSQDNVKHKNRTKLARDHRSDKSFEIKFRREFY; translated from the coding sequence ATGTCTAACAAAACCTACAGTAATTTCGTAAAAGCTACTTCTCCTGAGCAAGAggcacaaaataaacaacatactGGAACAGTTTTAAGTGGAGAGGAAGCCCGAATATTATACCTTGAAGAGGTAAAGCATGCGAAAGCAACAAATTGTACAAAAAGGCCACGTGCaactgaaaataacaaaaaggttTTGATACAAGAAGAAGTCACACCTCTAACCAATAAGGATTTATTCATTACTGTACAAAACAATGAAGTAGACAAGCTTAAACGTGTATTAGATAGTTGCCCTGATAAGATAAACCTTATTGATGAATTCGGATGGAGTTTACTTATGATAGCTTGCCAGGCAAACTCAGTTGATGTTGTGAAACTACTACTAGAGAGAGGCATAGATATGTCTGTTAGAGATAAAGGCGGTAACTCCGCCAGAAGCTTAGTGATTaagaataaaaactacattttagCTGACATTTTACTAAGATACAAGCAAAAAGAAACTCCAACAACACCaaaacatgcaaataaaaaagttaaatcaaTAGAGGAGTTTTTATGTGAGAtttgtaataaaacatttcCTAGTAGAGAAGATCATTTATCATcaacaatacataatattagtgCAAGCAGAGGCAAGAAAATAACAGCAAAATATGTTTTACCAGAGTCAAATAAAGGATATCAGTTGATGTTAAAAGGAGGTTGGGACAAGCAGTCTGGCTTGGGACGGGACGGCTCTGGTAAACTGTATCCTATCAGAACAGTACAGAAGAAAGACAGGAAAGGCCTTGGACatgcaaaacaaacaaatatagaCAAATCACAAGACAACgtgaaacataaaaatagaacaaagtTGGCAAGAGACCACCGCAGTGACAAATCATTTGAAATAAAGTTTAGGCGGGAATTCTActga